A genomic segment from Candidatus Paceibacterota bacterium encodes:
- a CDS encoding Hsp20/alpha crystallin family protein, with amino-acid sequence MIRNKPSFFERLTGATSIDDYEDDIFDEEVAPAPRKARHIEIELEDEEKGDEEGRWIEEEGQLSVDVYQTADQIIIKAIVAGVRPDHLDVSITRDMVTIKGKREEAKEVTEENYFYKELYWGSFARTILLPQEIEPESAEANEKHGVLTIKLPKIDKDRETKLKVKGS; translated from the coding sequence ATGATAAGGAACAAACCATCTTTCTTTGAGAGACTCACAGGAGCGACGTCAATTGATGACTACGAAGACGATATCTTTGACGAGGAAGTTGCCCCTGCCCCACGGAAGGCAAGACACATAGAGATAGAACTCGAAGATGAAGAAAAGGGCGACGAAGAAGGTCGCTGGATTGAAGAAGAAGGACAGCTCAGCGTCGACGTCTATCAGACCGCTGACCAGATCATCATTAAGGCGATCGTTGCCGGTGTCCGTCCGGACCACCTCGATGTTTCAATCACCCGCGACATGGTGACCATTAAAGGTAAGCGCGAAGAGGCAAAGGAAGTCACTGAAGAAAATTATTTTTACAAAGAACTCTATTGGGGATCATTTGCCCGCACCATCCTCCTTCCGCAAGAGATTGAGCCCGAGAGTGCTGAGGCAAATGAGAAACACGGCGTGCTCACCATTAAACTTCCGAAGATCGACAAAGACCGGGAAACAAAACTCAAGGTCAAGGGGTCATAG
- a CDS encoding tRNA (adenosine(37)-N6)-threonylcarbamoyltransferase complex transferase subunit TsaD: MKILAIETSCDETAVSVVEANGSFKDGVSFTVLGNTLLSQVELHREYGGVYPTLAKREHARNLVPLLSQTLSEAGMSEEALRPLSQDQVSGLKELLEREPDLFVLLIAFLSNTKKPDIDAVAVTVGPGLEPALWVGINFAKALATVWDLPLIPVNHMEGHVLSSLIKNNEIVPINLPALALLISGGHTQLVLMKKWGEYEILGETRDDAVGEAFDKVARMLELPYPGGPEISKLAQMAREENLEKPFSLPRPMVDSNNLDFSFSGLKTAVLHLVQEQNGRETGLTETTKKQIAHEFEDAAADVLLKKTLRALDESGAQTFLLGGGVSANAHVRYTLETHLERTHPYVELYIPPVSLTGDNAIMIAASAYLTHLKAKKLPKLEDVVANGTYSLK; the protein is encoded by the coding sequence ATGAAAATACTTGCTATAGAAACATCTTGCGATGAGACGGCAGTCAGCGTTGTTGAAGCTAACGGATCGTTTAAGGATGGTGTGTCTTTTACTGTCTTGGGGAACACGCTCCTCTCGCAGGTTGAGCTCCATCGCGAGTATGGCGGAGTCTACCCAACCCTTGCAAAGCGCGAACATGCGCGAAATCTCGTCCCGCTTCTCTCACAAACACTCTCCGAAGCTGGTATGTCTGAGGAAGCGTTGAGGCCGCTCTCTCAGGACCAGGTGAGTGGGCTTAAAGAACTCCTCGAGCGAGAGCCAGATCTCTTCGTGTTACTTATTGCCTTCCTTTCAAACACCAAGAAGCCGGATATCGACGCGGTCGCGGTGACAGTGGGGCCGGGGCTCGAACCAGCGCTTTGGGTCGGGATCAATTTCGCCAAAGCTCTCGCGACTGTATGGGACCTCCCGCTTATCCCGGTAAACCATATGGAGGGGCATGTACTCTCATCACTCATTAAGAATAATGAGATTGTCCCGATCAATCTGCCCGCTCTCGCGCTCCTTATCTCCGGCGGGCACACACAACTAGTCCTTATGAAAAAATGGGGCGAGTACGAGATCCTCGGCGAAACGCGCGACGATGCGGTCGGTGAAGCGTTTGATAAGGTGGCACGTATGCTCGAGCTTCCCTACCCCGGCGGACCAGAGATCTCAAAACTTGCCCAAATGGCACGAGAAGAGAATCTTGAGAAGCCATTCTCACTCCCCCGACCAATGGTCGATTCAAATAATCTTGATTTCTCGTTCTCCGGACTCAAAACTGCCGTGTTGCACCTTGTTCAAGAACAGAACGGTCGCGAAACCGGACTCACTGAAACAACCAAAAAGCAGATTGCACATGAGTTTGAAGATGCGGCTGCAGACGTCCTTCTTAAAAAGACACTTCGTGCGCTCGATGAGAGCGGTGCCCAGACATTCCTCCTCGGCGGCGGAGTCTCTGCAAACGCCCATGTCCGCTACACACTTGAGACTCACCTTGAGCGTACCCACCCTTATGTAGAGCTGTATATCCCTCCCGTATCGCTCACCGGTGACAATGCCATCATGATCGCTGCAAGCGCGTACCTTACACACCTCAAAGCAAAGAAGCTGCCGAAGCTGGAAGATGTTGTCGCAAACGGCACATATTCCTTGAAATAG
- a CDS encoding DUF456 domain-containing protein: MNGELLWTFTALLFAFGVAGTVIPGLPGIGFVFSGIFLYAYVTGFSTVTVPFVVGAGVVALLAVFADYVGSALGARIGGGKWKSILGSIAGLMVGVATLGPIGVLIGALIGAFLGALAEGVERTQALRVALYTTLGIVGSTVVQFVLAVTLIAGFLIALVF, translated from the coding sequence ATGAATGGAGAACTCTTGTGGACTTTTACCGCGCTTCTCTTTGCTTTCGGGGTGGCAGGCACTGTTATACCAGGACTCCCCGGTATTGGGTTCGTCTTTAGTGGTATCTTTTTGTATGCGTATGTGACGGGATTTAGTACGGTGACAGTGCCATTTGTGGTGGGTGCAGGTGTGGTCGCACTCCTTGCGGTATTTGCTGACTACGTGGGATCCGCTCTTGGTGCGCGCATTGGAGGAGGAAAGTGGAAGTCGATTCTCGGGAGTATCGCCGGCCTCATGGTTGGTGTGGCAACACTTGGTCCTATTGGCGTACTCATCGGCGCGCTCATAGGCGCTTTTCTCGGCGCTCTTGCTGAGGGGGTCGAGCGTACACAAGCGCTCCGCGTAGCACTCTACACAACGCTTGGCATAGTGGGCAGCACTGTGGTGCAGTTTGTCCTCGCAGTTACGCTTATTGCCGGCTTTCTTATTGCTTTGGTATTCTAA
- a CDS encoding GIY-YIG nuclease family protein, with product MYYVYILKSEKDESIYVGYTNDLKRRFVEHNEGQNTSTKHKIPFQLIYYESYKAQADAKHREKQLKRFSGSMTHLKNRIRNSLGK from the coding sequence ATGTATTATGTATATATTTTAAAGAGTGAAAAAGATGAAAGTATCTATGTTGGATACACAAATGATCTGAAAAGGCGTTTTGTGGAGCACAACGAAGGACAGAACACTTCTACGAAACACAAAATCCCTTTTCAGCTCATTTATTACGAATCCTATAAGGCGCAAGCGGACGCAAAGCATCGAGAAAAACAACTAAAACGTTTTTCAGGCTCGATGACTCATCTAAAAAATAGGATTCGTAATAGCTTGGGCAAGTGA
- a CDS encoding PrsW family intramembrane metalloprotease: MPPIETFIFAFLGGLLPALLWLWFWLRQDKHPEPKRLIFLAFFMGMLSVPFVVPFERYAQGIFTGTMMIASWAAIEELLKFGFAYFSVLRRKELNEPIDAVIYMISIALGFAALENTLFLVEPIADGDLVTSILTGNFRFLGATLLHVLSSATVGVFMALSFYRGKKVRSLFTIVGLILAILLHTLFNFFIINSNETNILLVFAFVWAGIVALMLMLEKIKRIKQKCWSLIKRK; the protein is encoded by the coding sequence ATGCCACCAATTGAGACTTTCATATTCGCATTCCTTGGCGGCCTCCTCCCTGCTTTACTCTGGCTCTGGTTCTGGCTGCGGCAAGATAAACACCCTGAGCCAAAGCGGCTCATATTCCTCGCGTTCTTCATGGGTATGCTCTCAGTGCCGTTCGTGGTGCCATTTGAGAGATATGCGCAAGGCATCTTCACTGGAACAATGATGATTGCCTCGTGGGCAGCAATCGAAGAACTCCTTAAATTTGGGTTTGCCTACTTCTCGGTATTACGCCGAAAAGAACTTAATGAACCAATAGACGCGGTGATCTATATGATCAGCATTGCGCTCGGTTTTGCCGCGCTTGAGAATACGCTCTTCCTTGTTGAACCTATTGCCGACGGTGATCTGGTTACGAGTATTCTCACCGGCAACTTCCGTTTCCTTGGGGCGACATTGCTTCATGTACTCTCATCGGCAACCGTTGGAGTCTTTATGGCACTGAGCTTTTATAGAGGAAAGAAAGTTCGCTCTCTCTTCACCATCGTCGGACTTATCCTTGCCATTTTATTGCATACTCTTTTCAACTTTTTTATAATTAACAGTAACGAAACGAACATTCTACTCGTGTTTGCGTTCGTGTGGGCGGGTATTGTCGCACTCATGCTCATGCTCGAGAAGATAAAACGTATTAAACAGAAGTGCTGGTCACTAATTAAGAGAAAATAG
- a CDS encoding DHHA1 domain-containing protein codes for MEKNIVILYHAKCFDGFGAAWVCRKEFGEDAEYIPVSDRITPPEGLDGKEVYVVDFSYPKEVLRDLEIRAKRLVVIDHHLSAEENVRSLKEHVFDLDHSGAILTWQYFFPDTEPPLLLKLIEDNDLWLFNFSETKPFIKILGIISFEFEDWDALAEDFEDKEKRAAILEKGSLYEEYWNMLIKQLADSAKEVEFEGYRVYAINMHGIFRSELGNLLANKKPPFAILWGHKDEDALTFSLRGDGSVNVAEIAEKYGGGGNHDTAAFRITNSVTLPFTLVEELEE; via the coding sequence ATGGAAAAAAATATTGTTATTCTCTACCACGCAAAATGCTTCGACGGCTTTGGTGCGGCATGGGTATGCCGCAAAGAATTCGGCGAGGATGCTGAGTATATCCCCGTGAGCGACCGCATAACCCCACCCGAAGGTCTCGATGGCAAAGAGGTGTACGTTGTCGACTTCAGTTACCCGAAAGAGGTTTTGCGTGATCTTGAGATCCGCGCCAAGAGACTGGTAGTAATTGACCACCACCTAAGCGCAGAAGAAAATGTACGATCACTCAAAGAACATGTCTTTGACCTCGACCACTCAGGCGCAATACTCACGTGGCAATATTTCTTCCCGGATACAGAGCCACCCCTCCTACTTAAACTCATTGAAGACAATGACCTTTGGCTCTTTAACTTTTCTGAGACCAAGCCGTTTATTAAAATCCTCGGAATCATTTCGTTCGAATTTGAAGACTGGGATGCTCTAGCGGAGGATTTTGAAGACAAAGAAAAACGCGCGGCGATTCTAGAGAAGGGTTCTCTTTATGAAGAATATTGGAATATGCTCATCAAACAATTGGCCGACAGTGCCAAGGAGGTCGAGTTTGAGGGTTATCGTGTCTATGCGATTAATATGCATGGAATATTTCGTTCAGAACTTGGGAATCTCCTCGCCAATAAAAAACCGCCATTTGCGATTCTCTGGGGACACAAGGATGAGGACGCACTCACTTTTTCCTTGCGTGGAGATGGTAGTGTTAATGTAGCCGAGATTGCTGAGAAATATGGCGGTGGTGGGAATCACGATACGGCGGCATTTAGGATCACCAACTCAGTGACGCTTCCCTTTACTCTCGTTGAGGAGCTCGAAGAATAA
- the lepA gene encoding translation elongation factor 4: MNTIRNFSIIAHIDHGKSTLADRMLEITGTVEARKMKEQVLDSMELERERGITIKMQPVTMRHTMGGSGYTLNLIDTPGHIDFHYEVSRALKAVEGAILLVDSTQGVQAQTLSTLRMAQEAGLVIVPALSKVDSPLARVEEVAQEVATLLGCDPSDVLHCSGKTGVGVLELLKQVIEQVPAPVSELSDSPESLRGLVFDFQYDTHRGVIVYIRVLDGKVMRGDTLAFKIANEKFNAIEVGIFSPEETPVNELTPGSIGYIVTGIKKPGIASVGDTLVKQGSVVSALSGYMRPTPMVWASVYPESQDDFTELKQALLRLSLSDSSLSFEEETSGVMGRGYRCGFLGMLHLEIVTERLRREFDLEIVVTTPSITYEIVFKGGEHKKVYSAIQFPESNIYEKVLEPWVAVEIIVPADYIGAIMQLLFEHEAIVGDSENFGDDRIRVAADMPLRELMRNFFDQLKNASSGFASILYEVGPMLDADVIRLDVLISEEVVPAFSRIVARRRVQEEAEAIVERLSKLLPRQQVVVKIQGRALGRILASRKLSALKKDVTGHLYGGDITRKRKLWEKQKKGKKKMQLHAKVNIPQDVFLKVMRGDERK, encoded by the coding sequence ATGAACACCATTCGGAATTTTTCAATAATCGCACACATTGACCACGGCAAGTCCACACTTGCCGATCGTATGCTTGAGATCACAGGGACGGTTGAGGCGCGTAAGATGAAAGAGCAGGTGCTCGATAGTATGGAGCTTGAGCGTGAGCGGGGAATCACGATCAAGATGCAGCCAGTTACCATGCGTCACACAATGGGTGGTAGCGGGTACACATTGAACCTTATTGACACCCCCGGACACATCGACTTTCACTATGAGGTTTCTCGAGCGCTCAAAGCGGTTGAAGGGGCAATCTTGCTCGTTGACTCAACGCAGGGTGTGCAGGCACAAACACTCTCCACCCTTCGTATGGCGCAAGAAGCGGGGCTTGTGATTGTCCCCGCATTAAGTAAGGTAGACTCACCACTTGCGCGAGTAGAGGAGGTTGCGCAAGAGGTCGCAACACTCCTCGGGTGCGACCCGAGCGATGTGTTGCACTGCTCAGGGAAGACCGGTGTTGGGGTTTTAGAGCTCCTCAAGCAGGTAATTGAGCAGGTTCCCGCTCCGGTCTCTGAGCTCAGTGACTCACCTGAGAGTCTGCGTGGTTTGGTGTTTGATTTTCAATATGATACGCATCGCGGTGTAATCGTCTATATTCGCGTACTTGATGGCAAAGTGATGAGAGGTGACACGCTCGCGTTTAAGATAGCGAATGAGAAGTTTAATGCTATTGAGGTGGGGATCTTCTCGCCTGAGGAAACGCCGGTTAACGAACTCACCCCGGGTTCAATTGGCTACATTGTGACGGGGATTAAGAAGCCGGGTATCGCGTCTGTCGGAGACACGCTTGTGAAGCAGGGGAGTGTTGTGTCGGCACTTTCTGGGTACATGCGCCCGACACCGATGGTTTGGGCGTCCGTCTACCCTGAGAGTCAAGACGATTTCACCGAACTCAAACAGGCGCTCTTGCGACTCTCTCTTTCCGATTCCTCGCTCTCTTTTGAGGAAGAGACCTCGGGGGTGATGGGGCGCGGGTATCGTTGTGGGTTCCTCGGGATGCTTCATCTTGAGATTGTGACCGAGCGACTGCGGCGCGAGTTTGACCTCGAAATCGTGGTAACAACACCGAGTATCACATACGAGATTGTGTTCAAAGGAGGTGAACACAAAAAAGTATACTCAGCAATCCAATTTCCTGAGTCAAATATATATGAAAAAGTGCTCGAGCCGTGGGTAGCAGTTGAGATCATTGTGCCTGCTGACTACATCGGCGCAATCATGCAGCTTCTTTTTGAGCACGAAGCGATCGTGGGTGACTCAGAAAACTTTGGTGACGACCGTATTCGGGTTGCGGCAGATATGCCACTTCGTGAGCTTATGCGCAATTTCTTTGATCAACTCAAGAATGCGTCCTCTGGGTTTGCCTCTATCCTCTATGAGGTCGGGCCGATGCTTGATGCTGATGTGATCAGGCTTGATGTGCTCATTTCCGAAGAGGTGGTACCGGCGTTCTCTCGCATTGTCGCACGCCGCCGGGTGCAAGAAGAGGCAGAAGCCATCGTTGAGCGACTCTCAAAACTCCTGCCTCGTCAGCAGGTGGTGGTAAAGATCCAAGGTCGCGCACTTGGGCGTATCCTCGCCTCGCGCAAGCTCTCAGCACTCAAGAAGGATGTGACCGGGCACCTCTATGGTGGCGATATCACTCGAAAGCGCAAGCTCTGGGAAAAGCAGAAGAAGGGAAAGAAGAAAATGCAGCTGCATGCAAAAGTGAACATCCCACAAGACGTATTCCTTAAGGTGATGCGCGGTGATGAGAGGAAATAG
- a CDS encoding septum formation initiator family protein: protein MFDFYEKRKIRYWLYSWPSVVLLIIIAGLLTHGVWGVYQQARQTRINKNQQLAHLEGLEAREQAIQSEIDRLNTTRGVEAEIRQKYEVAKEGEQVIVIVDTPRSMGDENGGERGGFWDVLVDILLFWR, encoded by the coding sequence ATGTTTGACTTTTACGAGAAACGAAAAATACGATATTGGTTGTACTCGTGGCCGAGTGTGGTGCTCCTAATCATTATTGCTGGCTTACTTACACATGGCGTCTGGGGGGTATATCAGCAAGCGCGTCAAACACGCATCAATAAAAACCAACAACTTGCGCACCTTGAGGGGCTTGAAGCGCGTGAGCAGGCGATCCAGAGTGAGATCGACCGCCTGAATACCACCCGTGGTGTCGAAGCGGAGATACGGCAAAAATACGAAGTGGCAAAAGAAGGAGAGCAGGTCATTGTGATTGTAGATACTCCAAGGAGCATGGGTGACGAAAACGGAGGAGAGCGCGGTGGATTCTGGGACGTACTTGTTGATATTCTTTTGTTTTGGCGATAG
- a CDS encoding glutaredoxin family protein — MDKNVVIYSTPSCHFCQMVKEFLDEKSIEYTEHNVAEDLEKRQEMIERSGQMGVPVIFVDEEMMVGFDKEKLSQLLGI; from the coding sequence ATGGATAAGAATGTAGTTATCTATAGCACCCCGAGTTGTCACTTTTGTCAGATGGTAAAAGAGTTCCTTGATGAGAAGAGTATTGAGTATACCGAACACAATGTGGCAGAGGACCTCGAGAAGCGCCAGGAGATGATTGAGAGAAGCGGACAAATGGGTGTCCCGGTCATCTTTGTTGACGAGGAGATGATGGTTGGCTTTGACAAGGAGAAACTCTCGCAGCTACTCGGTATTTAA